Proteins encoded together in one Epinephelus lanceolatus isolate andai-2023 chromosome 4, ASM4190304v1, whole genome shotgun sequence window:
- the ypel2b gene encoding protein yippee-like 2, with amino-acid sequence MVRMTRSKTFQAYLPSCHRTYSCIHCRAHLANHDELISKSFQGSQGRAYLFNSVVNVGCGPAEERVLLTGLHAVADIYCENCKTTLGWKYEHAFESSQKYKEGKFIIELAHMIKDNGWD; translated from the exons ATGGTCAGAATGACGCGCTCCAAGACTTTCCAGGCATACTTGCCGAGCTGCCACCGAACCTACAGCTGCATCCACTGCCGAGCTCACCTGGCCAACCATGACGAGCTCATCTCCAAG TCGTTCCAGGGCAGCCAAGGCAGAGCCTACCTGTTCAACTCAGT ggTGAATGTCGGGTGTGGCCCTGCAGAGGAGAGAGTTCTGCTCACAGGCCTGCACGCTGTAGCAGATATCTACTGTGAGAACTGCAAGACTACCCTGGGCTGGAAATAC GAACATGCCTTTGAGAGCAGTCAGAAGTACAAAGAGGGCAAGTTCATCATCGAGCTGGCCCACATGATCAAGGACAATGGCTGGGACTGA